ACCTGGTCCAGCACTACCTCGCCAAGGAAAAGATCTACGCCGTCAGGCGGGTCAAGAAGTCCGACATCGAGAAGCTGGCCAAGGCCACCGGCGCCAACGTCGTGACCAAGGTCGACGAGCTCGAGGCAGCTGACCTAGGATTCGCTGGTCTCATCGAGGTCAGGAAGATCCAGGACGATGAGATGTCCTTCATCACCGGCTGCAAGAACCCGAAGGCAGTGTCCGTCCTTATCAGGGGCGGAACCGAACACGTCATCGCCGAGATCGAGAGGTCCCTGGACGACGCCATGAGCGTTGTCGCCGTGGCCATCGAGGAAGGCAGGATGCTCACCGGCGGCGGTTCGACCGCGGAAGAAGTGGCCATGAAGCTAAGGGCCTATTCGGCATCGGTCGGCGGAAGGGAGCAGATCGCTATCGACGCGTTCGCCTCCGCAATGGAAGTAGTTCCTACCGCACTGTCGGAGAACGCCGGTCTGGACCCGATCGACATACTGATCGAGCTCAGGAAGGCGCACAAGAACGGCAAGATCCACGCGGGCGTCAATGTCTTCACCGGACAGGTCGAGGACATGCTGAAGCTCAACGTGCTCGAGCCGTTCTGCGTCGGCAGGCAGGCCATCAACTCGGCCACGGATGCGGCCGTCATGATCCTCAGGATCGACGACGTCATCGCTTCCAAGGGCGGCCACGCTGGCGGCGGCATGCCTGGCGGAATGCCGGGAATGGAAGGCATGGGCGGAGAGGATTAGACAAACACCAAAGCGGGGGCGATCCCCCCGCCAAGAAACCATTTATTACCAGGTTCTAGTAATCGATGTTTCAGGGTGATCAGGATGAGCGAGGGCGCTGAGGGGAAGGCCTTAGACGAGAAGGCAGAGTCCAAGGATATGAACGAGGAGAAGGTTCAGATCGAGCAATTGCAGCAGCAGACAGCGGACCTCAGGGACGCCTTGGACAAACAGATGGCCCAGACTCGTGAATACCTCGATGCGGCTAGGCGGATAACGGCTGAGTTCGATAATTATCGTAAGCGGGCGGCCAAGGACCGGGAGGAGATCATCAAGTCCTCCAACGACAAACTGATCGCCGAGCTGCTCATCATCTACGACGACCTTGAACGGGCATTGGCATCCAATTCCTCAGCGGAGGAGTTCCGGAAGGGAGTCAATCAGATACATCTTAACCTAGGGGCTCTACTGAAGTCTTACGGACTCAGAGAAATACCAGCAAATGACAAGTTCGACCCGTCGCTGCACGAGGCTTTGAGCATCGGCGAGGGCGAGGACGGCAAGATCCTCGAAGTGTACCAGAAAGGCTATTGCCTCGGACCCAGGGTCCTGAGGCACTCGAAAGTGAAGGTCGGCATAAAGCCGGAGACGACAAATACAGAGTGAGGTGAACAATATGGCTAAGATCATCGGAATAGACCTAGGAACCAGCAATTCGGCCGCCGCGGTAATGGAAGGCGGAAGGCCAACGATAATACCGAGCGCGGAAGGAACGAGCATCGGTGGGAAAGCATTCCCTTCATACGTCGCATTCACAAAGGACGGCCAGCTTCTGGTTGGAGAGCCGGCCAGGCGTCAGGCGGTCACCAACCCAGAGGGGACCATCGCCGCCATCAAGAGGAAGATGGGTACAGACTACAAGGTCACCATAAGCGGCAAGGACTACACGCCCCAACAGATATCGGCGTTCATCCTGCAGAAGATCAAGAGGGACGCCGAGGCGTACCTCAATGACACGGTGACCAAGGCGGTCATCACCGTCCCGGCCTATTTTAACGATAACCAGAGGACGGCAACCAAGGACGCTGGTGCCATCGCCGGTCTGGAGGTCATCAGGATCATCAACGAGCCGACCGCGGCCGCCTTGGCCTATGGTCTGGACAAGCAGAACACCTCCCAGAAGATCATGGTCTTCGACCTTGGCGGAGGCACGCTCGATGTCACCATCATGGACTTTTCGGAGGGCGTGTTCGAGGTCGTCTCCACCTCCGGCGACACCCAGCTAGGAGGCACCGACATGGACGAGATCCTGATGAAGTTCGTCGTCCAGGATTTCAAGAAACAGTCCGGAGTGGACCTGACCTCGGACAAGATGGCCATGTGGCGTGTACGGGAAGCCTGTGAGAAGGCCAAAATCGAGCTTTCGACCACGATGTCCACCGAGATCAACCTGCCGTTCATTTCCGCTGACGCCTCCGGGCCGAAGCACCTTACCCACACCATAACCCGGGCCACGCTGGAAGAGCTGATCAACCCGGTGGTGGAGCGGTGCAAGGTACCGGTTCAGAACGCGCTCAAGGACGCGAACCTGACCCAAGACCAGATCGACAACGTCATCCTGGTCGGCGGTCCGACCCGCATGCCGCTGGTGCAGAGCTTCATCGAGAAGATGGTGGGCAAGAAGATCCAGAGGGGTGTCGATCCGATGGAGTGCGTGGCCATGGGGGCCGCGATCCAGGCTGCCGTTCTCTCTGGTGAGGTCAAGGACGTCCTCCTGCTGGACGTGACGCCGCTCTCCTTGGGCATAGAAACACTTGGCGGAGTCTCGACCAAGCTGATCGAAAGGAACACCACCATCCCGACCCGGAAGTCACAGGTGTTCTCGACCGCAGCTGACGGGCAGAACAGCGTGGAGATACATGTCCTGCAGGGCGAGAGGGAGATGGCAGCCAACAACACCTCGTTGGGCAGGTTCATGCTTTCCGGCATCCCGCCGGCACCAAGGGGCGTCCCGCAGATCGAGGTCACGTTCGATATCGATGCGAACGGCATCATCAACGTCAGCGCCAAGGACCTGGGAACGCAGAAGAAGACCGCCATCACCATCACCGCATCTACCAAGCTGTCGAAGGAGGACATCTCCAAGATGGTGCACGATGCGGAAGCGTTCGCCGAGGATGACAAGAAGAACCGGGAGCGTGTCGATACCATCAACCAGGCGGACAACCTCATCTATACCACCGAACACGCGCTCCAGGAGCTGGGGGCCCAGGCCACCAACGAGGAGCGGGTCAACGTAGAGAACGCGGTGGCCGAGCTGAAGGGGGAGATCCCGAAGGGCGACACTGCCACGATTAAGGCGAAGATGGAGGCACTGTCCAAGATCTTCTATGCCATCTCCGCCCGCGTGTACCAGAACGTGCAGCGGGAACAGCAGGCCGGCCAATCGGGCCAGCAGCCGGGGCAGCAGTCCGGTCCGTCCAAGCAGAACGAGGACGGGACCATCGACGCGGAATACAAGATAGTCGATGAGGACGAGAAGAAACCCTGAGAAAGTTGAGTCCGAAATGGCCGACAAGAAAGACTACTACGAGACGCTTGGCGTCGCCAAGGACGCCAGCGTTGATGACATCAAGTCAGCCTACCGCAAGCTGGCAAAGCAGTACCATCCAGACGTTACCAAAGAGAATTCTGCGCACGCCGAGGAGCGCTTCAAAGAGATATCTGAGGCCTACGAGGTCCTTATGGACCCGGAGAAACGAAAGCTCTACGACAATTACGGTCGCGCTGGAGTCGCTGGCCAGTTCTCCGAGGAGGACAAGTTCTCTTGGCAGGACTTCTCCCATGGCCAGGACCTGAATGACATTTTCGGCGACATGTCCGGCTCGGAGTTCGGCAATCTGTTCGAGTTCTTCGGAGGCGGGCAACAACGCGGGCCCCGCCCGGGACAGAACCTGAGACTGGACATCGAGATTAGCCTGGAGGATGCGGCCCGAGGCGTAAAAAGGGAGATCGTCGCACCCATGTCGATCAAGTGCGACCAATGCAACGGGAGTGGATCCAGGGATGGCAAGAGCCACAAGTGCAAGACATGCGGCGGCAAAGGCCAGGTCCAGCGGGTCCATCGTCAGGGCGGTGGACAGTTTGTCTCGATAGACGTCTGTCCCAAGTGCGGGGGCAAGGGCAAGACGATAGACCATCCGTGTCCCAAATGCAATGGGGCAGAGTATGTCCATAAACCGCAGAAGATCGAGATCACTATCCCGAAAGGTGTCGACACGGGCATGCAGTTACGAGTTCCTGGTGCCGGGGAAATATCTCCCAACGGAGGGCCTCCGGGCAACCTGTTCATCGTCATCCATGTTCGTGAACATCCGATCTTCAAACGTGATGGTCCCAATCTTCTGATGGAGAAGGACATCTCTTTCGCCGAAGCAGCACTGGGCGGAGAGATCAAGATCCCTACGTTGTTTGGAGCGGCCAAGCTGACCTTGCCGGAGGGCACCCAGACCGGAACGGAGTTCAGGCTCAGGGGGGCCGGGTTGGACCGACCCGATACCAGGGGGAAGGGCGATCTGGTCGTGCGGGTAAGGCTGAAGGTGCCAAAGAATCTGAGCAACGAGCAGAAGGAACAGATTCGCAGGTTCGATGGGCTATTGCCAGAAAAGAAATAGTGCTCTAGACGGCCTGGCAATGAGTATGATCTAAGATTGTCACCACCAAGTTGAAGGGAGAGATTCTGGGGGTGACAGCTATGTTCAAAGGAGGGAGATGGAGTCGCACTGTTCAACTGCATCCCGCGCCAGAACTCGCGGGGCAGCATGCCATTCAATTGATTCAATAATCGGCACAGCCTTCCGATGAATCCGTAAAACGAGGAATGGACCATAGACACTGAATATAAGATAGTAGATGGGGACGAGAAGAAACGCTAGGCGAGATGAGTCCGCATGGCCGATAAGAAAGATTACTACGAGACGCTGGGTGTCGCCAAGGATGCCAGCGCCGACGATATCAAATCATCCTACCGCAAGTTGGCAAAGCAGTACCACCCGGATGTGACCAAGGAGGACTCGGCCCATGCCGAGGAACGATTCAAGGAGATATCCGAAGCCTATGAGGTATTGGCGGACGCCGAGAAACGGAAGCTGTACGACAAATACGGCCATGCAGGTGTTTCCGGCCAGTTCTCCCAGGAAGGCAACTTCTCCTGGCAGGACTTCTCGCACGGGCAGGACCTGAACGACATCTTCGGCGATATGTCCGGCTCGCCGTTCGGGAACATTTTCGAGGCATTCTTCGGCGGGGGCGGCCAGCAGCGCGGACCGCGCCAGGGTCAACACCTGCGCATGGACATCGAGATCGACCTGGAGGATGCGGCCAAGGGGATAAAGCGCGAGATCACGGTGCCGACCTCGGCGAAGTGCGACCAGTGCAACGGAACCGGTTCCAAGGATGGCAAGAACCACACCTGCCCCACCTGCGGAGGCAAAGGACAGGTGCAACGCGTCGTCCGCCAGGGCAACAGTCAGTTCGTGACGGTCGGTGCCTGCCCCAAGTGCGGAGGGAAGGGGACGATCATCGAGCATCCCTGCCCCAAGTGCGACGGGGAGGGCTACATCCGCAAACCGCAGAAGATAGAGTTCGAGATCCCGAAAGGGGTCGATACCGGCATGCGTCTGCGCGTTCCAGGTGCCGGAGAGAGGTCACCCAATGGCGGTCCTCCAGGCGACTTGTTCATCGTCATCCATGTGGCTGAGCATGAGCTCTTCAAGCGTGATGGGGCCGATCTGCTGATCGAGCAGGAAATATCGTTCCCAGAAGCGGCTCTGGGCGCAGACATCGAGGTGCCTACTCTGTTAGGCACCGCCAAGCTGACCATCCCGCCCGGAACCCAGCCGGGCACCGACTTCAAACTGAAGGGGGCGGGTCTGGACCGGATCGACTCCCGTGGTAAGGGCGACCAGTACGTGCGGGTCCATCTCAAGGTGCCGAAGAAGCTGAGCAACGAGCAGAAGGAGATTCTCAAGAAGTTCTCCGAGCTCGAAGGCTCCAAGAAGGGATTCTTCGCGCGCCACAAGTGATGCGTCCATTGTTAGCAGATGACATTGGAAAGGGTTAAACGTCCCTTGGTTCTCCCTCGGAACCGCTAGCGGTGCTGAGAAAGATGCGCGCCCCCCGGTTAGGTCGGTCGTTCGATGGCTTTGACCGCAGGGTCTGGATATTGTTCTACGGCAGGATCGTCCAGGCGACCGGATTCGCCATGGCGCTCCCGTTTGTCGCCCTGTACTTGAACGGTCAGCTCGGCGTCTCCATGACCGAGGTCGGGTTGGTGCTGCTGCTCTCGTCGGCGATCGGGGCCACCGGGAACATCGTAGGCGGGGAGATCGCCGACAAGTTCGGCCGGAAACGGATCATGGGTCTGGCGCTGACCGGACGGGCGGTGATGATGGTGCTGATTGCGGCGGTCATCGCCTTCCTCTCCGGCTACCTCATAATCGCCGTCATGATCACCGTCAGTTCGTTCATGGGATCGATGTTCGAACCGGCCAGCAATGCCATGGTGGCGGACATCGTTCCAGCCAACCGGCGTCTGGACGCCTATGGGCTGCTGCGCATCGGGGCGAACCTGGGCTGGGCCCTCGGTCCGATGATAGGGGGTCTGCTGGCTGTGTTCTCGTTCTCGTTCCTGTTCCTCCTCGGAGGCATAGCGACCGGCGTGGTGGCCTCGTTCCTGATGCTTATGCTGAGCGAGTCCATGGTCCCGGGAGAGTCCCATGAACGCTACCGGCTAAGGGATATGGTGAAGATCACCCAGAACCGGCAGTTCGCCGCGTTCTGCTTCATCTCGCTGTTCTTGTTCATCATGTTCGGGCAGATGTCATCGACGTTCGCCGTCTATTCGGAGAAACAGGTGCACATCAGCCTCGCCGAGGTCGGCTACCTTTACGCCATAAACGGACTGCTGGTGGTGTGCCTCCAATTTCCCATCGCCCGGGTCATCAGCCATTACCGTATGTGCTCGGTCATCGCCATGGGATCGCTGTTCTATGCCATAGGATACGGCCTAGTGGGACTGGCCCCGGACTTCCTATTCCTGTCGATTTGCATGCTGGTGGTCACCATGGGCGAGATGGTAGTATCCCCTTCGTCCATGAACCTGGTCGCCAACATGTCCCCGGAGAACGAGCGGGGCCGTTACATGGGCTTCTACGGGTTGTTCTCTTCCTATGGCTTCGCCGCCGGCCCATTCGTCGGAGGAGTGCTCATGGACATTCTGATCGGCTCTCCGGTCCTCCTGTGGATGTCGATAGGTATGTTCGGGGTTGTGGCCATGGTCGGCTATCTGTTGCTGGGCAGGCGCATGAGCGACAGCCTGAACTGCTCCAAGGCGATTTGACATCGGATCGTGAAAAATTGAGATCCTAGATCACGGCCAGCGTCATGGTGTGGCCGTTCTCTCGTTGCTCCATGATGCCTAAATATATCCTGGACTTCTCAGGACCCTTCAGGTACGAATGTTTTTGATCTTTGGG
The sequence above is drawn from the Methanomassiliicoccales archaeon genome and encodes:
- a CDS encoding MFS transporter, whose product is MRAPRLGRSFDGFDRRVWILFYGRIVQATGFAMALPFVALYLNGQLGVSMTEVGLVLLLSSAIGATGNIVGGEIADKFGRKRIMGLALTGRAVMMVLIAAVIAFLSGYLIIAVMITVSSFMGSMFEPASNAMVADIVPANRRLDAYGLLRIGANLGWALGPMIGGLLAVFSFSFLFLLGGIATGVVASFLMLMLSESMVPGESHERYRLRDMVKITQNRQFAAFCFISLFLFIMFGQMSSTFAVYSEKQVHISLAEVGYLYAINGLLVVCLQFPIARVISHYRMCSVIAMGSLFYAIGYGLVGLAPDFLFLSICMLVVTMGEMVVSPSSMNLVANMSPENERGRYMGFYGLFSSYGFAAGPFVGGVLMDILIGSPVLLWMSIGMFGVVAMVGYLLLGRRMSDSLNCSKAI
- a CDS encoding nucleotide exchange factor GrpE, with amino-acid sequence MSEGAEGKALDEKAESKDMNEEKVQIEQLQQQTADLRDALDKQMAQTREYLDAARRITAEFDNYRKRAAKDREEIIKSSNDKLIAELLIIYDDLERALASNSSAEEFRKGVNQIHLNLGALLKSYGLREIPANDKFDPSLHEALSIGEGEDGKILEVYQKGYCLGPRVLRHSKVKVGIKPETTNTE
- the dnaK gene encoding molecular chaperone DnaK; the protein is MAKIIGIDLGTSNSAAAVMEGGRPTIIPSAEGTSIGGKAFPSYVAFTKDGQLLVGEPARRQAVTNPEGTIAAIKRKMGTDYKVTISGKDYTPQQISAFILQKIKRDAEAYLNDTVTKAVITVPAYFNDNQRTATKDAGAIAGLEVIRIINEPTAAALAYGLDKQNTSQKIMVFDLGGGTLDVTIMDFSEGVFEVVSTSGDTQLGGTDMDEILMKFVVQDFKKQSGVDLTSDKMAMWRVREACEKAKIELSTTMSTEINLPFISADASGPKHLTHTITRATLEELINPVVERCKVPVQNALKDANLTQDQIDNVILVGGPTRMPLVQSFIEKMVGKKIQRGVDPMECVAMGAAIQAAVLSGEVKDVLLLDVTPLSLGIETLGGVSTKLIERNTTIPTRKSQVFSTAADGQNSVEIHVLQGEREMAANNTSLGRFMLSGIPPAPRGVPQIEVTFDIDANGIINVSAKDLGTQKKTAITITASTKLSKEDISKMVHDAEAFAEDDKKNRERVDTINQADNLIYTTEHALQELGAQATNEERVNVENAVAELKGEIPKGDTATIKAKMEALSKIFYAISARVYQNVQREQQAGQSGQQPGQQSGPSKQNEDGTIDAEYKIVDEDEKKP
- the dnaJ gene encoding molecular chaperone DnaJ, with protein sequence MADKKDYYETLGVAKDASADDIKSSYRKLAKQYHPDVTKEDSAHAEERFKEISEAYEVLADAEKRKLYDKYGHAGVSGQFSQEGNFSWQDFSHGQDLNDIFGDMSGSPFGNIFEAFFGGGGQQRGPRQGQHLRMDIEIDLEDAAKGIKREITVPTSAKCDQCNGTGSKDGKNHTCPTCGGKGQVQRVVRQGNSQFVTVGACPKCGGKGTIIEHPCPKCDGEGYIRKPQKIEFEIPKGVDTGMRLRVPGAGERSPNGGPPGDLFIVIHVAEHELFKRDGADLLIEQEISFPEAALGADIEVPTLLGTAKLTIPPGTQPGTDFKLKGAGLDRIDSRGKGDQYVRVHLKVPKKLSNEQKEILKKFSELEGSKKGFFARHK
- the dnaJ gene encoding molecular chaperone DnaJ, coding for MADKKDYYETLGVAKDASVDDIKSAYRKLAKQYHPDVTKENSAHAEERFKEISEAYEVLMDPEKRKLYDNYGRAGVAGQFSEEDKFSWQDFSHGQDLNDIFGDMSGSEFGNLFEFFGGGQQRGPRPGQNLRLDIEISLEDAARGVKREIVAPMSIKCDQCNGSGSRDGKSHKCKTCGGKGQVQRVHRQGGGQFVSIDVCPKCGGKGKTIDHPCPKCNGAEYVHKPQKIEITIPKGVDTGMQLRVPGAGEISPNGGPPGNLFIVIHVREHPIFKRDGPNLLMEKDISFAEAALGGEIKIPTLFGAAKLTLPEGTQTGTEFRLRGAGLDRPDTRGKGDLVVRVRLKVPKNLSNEQKEQIRRFDGLLPEKK